In Gemmata obscuriglobus, a single genomic region encodes these proteins:
- a CDS encoding sigma-54-dependent transcriptional regulator: MPKVLIIDDEPGILYSLKSALERGDTAVATAATAKQGLATVARERPDAVILDVRLPDMSGLDAFLLIRETDPRLPVIVITAHGSTETAIEATKRGAFEYLLKPIDLHQLDEVLGRAFEMRLAQVAPTASGDAPPPEDSADTEQIVGQCPAMLDVYKAIGRIAPQDVPVLILGESGTGKELVARALYLHSPRSDKPFVAINCAAIPDALLESELFGHEKGAFTGADRRRVGKFEQAQGGTVFLDEIGDMPPAAQAKMLRLLQDQRFERVGGNESVQTDVRVIAATNRDLSALVRDSKFREDLLYRLNSFTVTLPPLRDRTGDIEPLVSHFVTAANRKLKKNVRGVDAAALAVLESHRWPGNVRELQNAMRYAVVQAVGEVITPDCLPASLRGAAAPPGDALELTALITSLLRVGATDIYRQVTHTVDRALLTAVLEHVHGNQKQAADRLGISRTTLRAKLQTLGLGVEKHVRSVDGSEDPGGVSPDSVATE; the protein is encoded by the coding sequence ATGCCGAAGGTGCTCATCATCGACGACGAGCCCGGGATCTTATACTCGCTCAAGTCCGCCCTTGAGCGCGGTGACACCGCGGTAGCGACCGCCGCCACCGCCAAACAGGGGTTAGCTACGGTGGCGCGCGAGCGCCCGGATGCGGTGATCCTCGACGTGCGGTTGCCGGACATGTCGGGTCTCGACGCGTTCCTACTGATTCGTGAGACCGACCCTCGGTTGCCGGTGATCGTGATCACCGCGCACGGCAGCACCGAGACCGCCATTGAGGCCACCAAGCGCGGCGCGTTCGAGTACCTGCTCAAACCGATCGACCTCCACCAACTCGACGAGGTGCTCGGACGGGCATTCGAGATGCGACTCGCGCAGGTTGCACCGACAGCGAGCGGAGACGCTCCACCGCCGGAAGATAGTGCCGATACAGAACAGATCGTTGGGCAATGCCCAGCGATGCTCGATGTGTACAAGGCCATCGGCCGCATCGCGCCACAGGACGTACCCGTTCTAATCTTGGGCGAAAGTGGCACTGGCAAAGAACTGGTCGCACGTGCGCTGTACCTGCACTCGCCGCGGTCCGACAAGCCGTTTGTGGCCATCAACTGCGCGGCCATTCCGGACGCGCTGCTGGAGAGCGAGTTATTCGGACACGAGAAGGGGGCGTTCACCGGCGCCGACCGGCGCCGGGTGGGCAAGTTCGAGCAGGCGCAAGGCGGCACCGTGTTCCTCGACGAAATCGGCGATATGCCCCCGGCGGCACAGGCCAAGATGTTGCGGTTGCTGCAGGACCAGCGGTTCGAGCGGGTGGGCGGGAACGAGTCGGTGCAGACCGACGTGCGGGTAATCGCGGCGACCAACCGCGACCTGTCAGCCCTGGTACGGGACAGCAAATTCCGTGAGGACCTGCTCTACCGACTCAACTCGTTCACGGTCACGCTACCGCCCCTGCGTGACCGGACGGGCGACATCGAGCCGCTGGTGAGCCACTTCGTGACGGCGGCGAACCGCAAGCTGAAGAAGAACGTCCGGGGGGTGGACGCTGCGGCCCTGGCTGTACTGGAGTCGCATCGCTGGCCCGGCAACGTGCGTGAGTTGCAAAACGCAATGCGATACGCGGTGGTCCAGGCCGTGGGTGAGGTGATCACTCCGGACTGCCTTCCGGCATCGTTACGTGGCGCGGCAGCACCGCCGGGCGACGCGCTGGAACTGACCGCGCTGATTACGAGTCTGCTGCGAGTCGGTGCCACCGACATCTACAGGCAAGTGACTCACACCGTCGACCGCGCGCTGTTAACGGCCGTATTAGAACACGTTCACGGAAACCAGAAGCAGGCCGCGGACCGATTAGGCATCTCGCGCACTACTCTACGCGCGAAGCTCCAGACCCTCGGTTTGGGTGTCGAGAAGCATGTTCGGAGTGTAGACGGCAGCGAAGACCCGGGCGGCGTAAGCCCGGATTCGGTGGCCACTGAATGA
- a CDS encoding vWA domain-containing protein: protein MPIPKLDPTSATGLNAAVTAGFVIAAIVVVVAVAAELLHYLRVRRVAALAFGPRRDRLFLSAVAPVLRVLALATVAWGLTVLLTVEPKSHKPGEIKESEYRHLVLVLDVSRSMEVEDAGGGGKQKRSERAADLIQSFFERVQAERYKTTVIAVASEAKPVVLDTTDREVIRNILTELPMRHAFKPGETNMFAGLEEAARVAKPWPPGSAVLMVVTDGDTVPTTGMPKMPASIGGNVVMVGVGNPTVGKSLGGHTTRQDASTLRQVATRLNGTYHDGNEKQLTTALVSSIDERAKPKTGDRWTAREYALLCVGTGAGALALIPAILMLFGTGWEPGRRPTPEGGSGPRR, encoded by the coding sequence ATGCCAATTCCCAAACTGGACCCCACTTCCGCGACCGGGCTGAACGCGGCCGTCACAGCGGGGTTCGTCATCGCTGCGATCGTCGTGGTGGTGGCGGTCGCGGCGGAGCTGCTGCATTACCTGCGGGTGCGGCGGGTCGCGGCGCTGGCGTTCGGTCCGCGCCGGGACCGGCTGTTTCTGTCAGCCGTCGCGCCGGTGCTCCGGGTGCTCGCGCTGGCTACGGTCGCGTGGGGGCTCACGGTACTGCTGACGGTCGAACCGAAGTCGCACAAGCCGGGGGAGATCAAGGAGTCCGAATACCGGCACCTCGTGCTCGTGCTGGACGTTTCGCGCAGCATGGAAGTGGAGGACGCCGGTGGGGGCGGGAAGCAGAAGAGGTCTGAGCGTGCCGCCGACCTGATCCAGTCGTTTTTCGAACGCGTGCAGGCCGAGCGGTACAAAACGACGGTGATCGCGGTGGCGTCCGAGGCCAAACCCGTGGTGCTCGATACCACCGACCGTGAGGTGATCCGCAACATCCTCACCGAACTGCCGATGCGACACGCGTTCAAGCCGGGCGAGACCAACATGTTCGCCGGGCTCGAGGAGGCCGCCAGGGTGGCGAAGCCGTGGCCCCCGGGGAGCGCGGTGCTGATGGTGGTTACGGACGGTGACACGGTTCCGACGACCGGCATGCCGAAGATGCCGGCGTCGATCGGGGGCAACGTGGTGATGGTGGGCGTCGGCAACCCGACCGTCGGGAAATCACTCGGCGGGCACACCACGCGCCAGGACGCCTCCACTCTTCGGCAGGTGGCGACACGGCTGAACGGTACGTACCACGACGGCAACGAGAAGCAACTGACGACGGCGCTCGTGTCGAGCATCGACGAGCGCGCGAAGCCGAAAACCGGGGACCGGTGGACCGCCCGCGAGTACGCGCTGTTGTGCGTCGGGACCGGGGCCGGGGCGCTGGCACTCATTCCGGCGATTTTGATGCTGTTTGGGACCGGCTGGGAGCCCGGTCGCCGCCCGACGCCAGAGGGCGGTTCCGGACCGCGGCGGTGA
- a CDS encoding vWA domain-containing protein yields MNYKEIPLVWPQFAHVPVLVALVVPALMLGWVWAGRWLLPTRRVVLPLDGARARGGWFVWTLITLAESVPPLLLAVAVLILANPQRNGPPQQKRSLTNIQFAVDVSGSMLAPFGDGNRYDASMKAIDTFLDFRKGDAFGLTFFGDAFVHWVPLTTDVTAIRCSPPFMRPETVPPPFGGTAIAKALNGCKTELRRRDEGDKMIVLITDGFSYDLTGNDEEIARTLSAEGVAVFCIIVGGFEPQAEIVNICRLTGGEAFRADDPDALPAVFKKIDTMKQAQLKPTIADTVDYYEPFVIVAMALLLLGVLCLFGLRYTPW; encoded by the coding sequence GTGAACTACAAAGAAATTCCTCTCGTCTGGCCGCAGTTCGCGCACGTCCCGGTGCTGGTCGCGCTGGTCGTTCCTGCGCTCATGCTCGGGTGGGTGTGGGCCGGCCGTTGGTTGCTCCCGACCCGCCGGGTCGTGCTACCGCTCGACGGTGCCCGCGCTCGCGGTGGGTGGTTCGTGTGGACGCTCATCACGCTGGCGGAATCGGTGCCGCCGCTGCTACTGGCGGTCGCGGTGCTGATCCTCGCGAACCCGCAGCGGAACGGCCCGCCGCAGCAAAAGCGATCACTCACCAACATCCAGTTCGCCGTGGACGTGTCCGGCAGCATGCTGGCGCCGTTCGGCGACGGGAACCGGTACGACGCCTCCATGAAGGCGATCGACACGTTCCTGGACTTCCGCAAGGGGGACGCGTTCGGGCTCACCTTCTTCGGGGACGCGTTCGTCCACTGGGTGCCGCTCACCACCGACGTGACCGCGATCCGGTGCTCGCCGCCGTTCATGCGGCCGGAGACGGTGCCGCCGCCGTTCGGCGGTACGGCGATCGCCAAGGCGCTGAACGGGTGCAAAACGGAACTGCGCCGCCGCGACGAGGGCGACAAAATGATCGTCCTCATCACCGACGGGTTCAGTTACGATCTCACGGGTAACGACGAAGAGATCGCTCGCACCCTGAGTGCCGAAGGGGTGGCGGTGTTTTGTATCATCGTAGGTGGGTTTGAGCCGCAAGCGGAGATCGTCAACATTTGTCGGCTCACCGGCGGCGAAGCGTTCCGTGCCGACGACCCGGACGCGCTGCCCGCCGTGTTCAAGAAGATCGACACCATGAAGCAGGCCCAACTCAAGCCGACGATTGCGGACACGGTCGACTATTACGAACCGTTCGTGATTGTGGCGATGGCTCTGCTGCTGCTGGGCGTACTGTGCCTGTTCGGACTGAGGTACACGCCGTGGTGA
- a CDS encoding DUF58 domain-containing protein, producing the protein MDGQLDTADHLTARQFVIAVKKLADALNYGTDRSPFLGSGIEYAQSRQYQPGDPVRSIDWRITARMGKVFVKEYEAPKQLPCYLLLDTSASMTVSSVKRSKYAVAVHIAGALAFACLDRVSPVGVLGVGGRDVRLEPSLSRAAVLRWLHEFRRYRYDEHTTLGRRVAELAPTLPNRCLVVALSDLHDPTAVPALKLMAQRHDVIVIQLQDPAEEGVPGTGFLRAGEAETGRVFVTRGSRRWVDAERTARQLKRAGVDHLLVRTDQPFVADLRNFLIGRNVLGRGRR; encoded by the coding sequence ATGGACGGGCAGCTCGACACCGCCGACCACCTGACCGCGCGCCAGTTCGTGATCGCGGTCAAGAAGCTGGCCGACGCGCTCAACTACGGCACCGACCGGTCGCCCTTCCTGGGCTCCGGGATCGAGTACGCGCAGTCGCGCCAGTACCAGCCGGGCGACCCGGTGCGGTCCATCGACTGGCGCATCACGGCCCGCATGGGGAAGGTGTTCGTCAAGGAGTACGAGGCGCCCAAGCAGCTTCCGTGCTACCTGCTGCTCGACACCTCGGCGTCCATGACCGTGAGTTCGGTGAAGCGGAGCAAGTACGCGGTCGCGGTCCACATCGCCGGCGCGCTGGCGTTCGCGTGTCTGGACCGGGTCAGCCCGGTCGGGGTGCTCGGCGTCGGCGGGCGGGACGTGCGGCTCGAGCCGAGCCTGTCGCGGGCCGCTGTGCTGCGGTGGCTGCACGAGTTCCGGCGGTACCGGTACGACGAGCACACGACGCTGGGCCGGCGGGTCGCCGAGTTGGCGCCGACCCTGCCGAACCGGTGCCTGGTGGTCGCGCTCAGCGACCTGCACGACCCGACGGCGGTGCCCGCGCTGAAGCTCATGGCGCAGCGGCACGACGTGATCGTGATTCAGCTCCAGGACCCCGCCGAAGAGGGCGTCCCGGGTACAGGATTTTTGCGGGCTGGTGAGGCCGAGACCGGGCGCGTGTTCGTCACCCGCGGCTCGCGCCGGTGGGTGGATGCCGAGCGCACCGCCCGGCAACTCAAACGCGCCGGGGTCGACCACTTGTTGGTGCGCACGGACCAACCGTTCGTCGCGGACCTGCGCAACTTTTTGATCGGCCGCAACGTGCTCGGGCGCGGGCGGCGGTGA
- a CDS encoding AAA family ATPase, with protein sequence MAGTHGGGDSPNGAAAPESVVRFLNGVRERIGTVVVGQDAVVERILIALLTSGHLLLEGVPGLAKTLLVSCLAKSIHLQFARIQFTIDLLPSDILGSEILDQRTNEFRVNKGPVFTNLLLADEINRAAPKVQSALLEAMQERKATIGKEAFKLPSPFLVIATQNPVEQAGTFELPEAQLDRFMLRHRLRYPTLDEEREVLKRNLALGVKREGGGAVARTEFDVLDEQPVGTIDDLIVAMEVASRVHVSDTFVEHVLDAIHRTRSHPDIELGASPRAGISLLKAAKARALIRGRGYVVPDDLYALAPDVILHRIRLNYEALADGKTGEQVLQELLHDLTRGKKKVTSVS encoded by the coding sequence ATGGCGGGCACACACGGGGGCGGCGATTCGCCGAACGGGGCCGCGGCGCCGGAGTCGGTCGTCCGGTTCCTGAACGGCGTGCGCGAACGGATCGGTACCGTCGTCGTCGGCCAGGACGCCGTCGTCGAGCGCATCCTGATCGCCCTGCTCACCAGCGGGCACCTACTCCTGGAAGGCGTGCCGGGGCTGGCGAAGACGTTGCTCGTCTCGTGCCTCGCGAAGTCGATCCACCTCCAGTTCGCCCGCATCCAGTTCACGATCGACCTGCTCCCGTCGGACATCCTCGGGTCCGAAATCCTGGACCAGCGGACCAACGAGTTCCGCGTCAACAAGGGGCCGGTGTTCACCAACCTGCTGCTGGCCGACGAAATCAACCGGGCCGCGCCGAAGGTGCAGTCGGCGCTACTCGAAGCGATGCAGGAGCGGAAGGCGACCATCGGCAAAGAGGCGTTCAAGCTGCCGTCGCCGTTCCTGGTCATCGCGACCCAGAACCCGGTCGAGCAGGCGGGCACGTTCGAGCTGCCCGAAGCCCAGCTCGACCGCTTCATGCTCCGGCACCGGCTCCGCTACCCGACGCTCGACGAGGAGCGCGAGGTGCTGAAGCGGAACCTCGCGCTGGGGGTGAAGCGCGAGGGCGGCGGGGCGGTCGCGCGGACCGAGTTCGACGTACTCGACGAACAGCCGGTGGGCACGATCGATGACCTGATCGTCGCGATGGAGGTCGCGTCTCGGGTCCACGTGAGCGACACGTTCGTGGAGCACGTGCTCGACGCGATTCACCGCACCCGGAGCCACCCGGACATCGAGTTGGGCGCGAGCCCCCGGGCCGGCATCTCGCTGCTGAAGGCGGCGAAGGCCCGGGCGCTGATCCGGGGGCGCGGCTACGTCGTACCGGACGACCTGTACGCGCTCGCGCCGGACGTGATCCTGCACCGCATCCGCCTGAACTACGAGGCCCTGGCGGACGGCAAGACCGGCGAGCAGGTGCTGCAAGAGCTCCTGCACGACCTCACCCGCGGCAAAAAGAAAGTCACCTCGGTGAGCTGA
- a CDS encoding RNA polymerase sigma factor, with amino-acid sequence MNPSHATGADPGSTQAGLIAGVQQGDPSAWRQLTAVYGPLVYGWARRAGLHNEDAADITQEVFRSVAARASRFQHGRPGDTFRGWLWTVTHNKLRDFWRQRAVRPQAAGGTDAQDRLLLIAESGSDSRPGLAAESEGLLRRAMELVRAEFEPRSWDAFWRAAVEGHPGADIARELGMTVNAVYIARSRILNRLRELLGEDSAGIGGAPQ; translated from the coding sequence ATGAACCCATCTCACGCGACGGGCGCGGACCCCGGGTCCACTCAGGCGGGCCTGATCGCCGGCGTTCAGCAAGGCGACCCGAGCGCCTGGCGCCAGCTCACGGCCGTCTACGGCCCGCTCGTTTACGGATGGGCACGACGGGCCGGGCTCCACAACGAGGACGCCGCCGACATCACGCAAGAGGTGTTCCGGTCGGTCGCCGCCCGCGCGTCGCGCTTCCAACACGGCCGCCCGGGCGACACCTTTCGCGGGTGGCTCTGGACCGTCACCCACAACAAGCTCCGCGACTTCTGGCGGCAGCGGGCCGTTCGCCCGCAAGCGGCCGGCGGGACCGACGCGCAGGACCGGTTACTGCTGATCGCCGAGAGCGGCTCCGACAGCCGGCCCGGGCTCGCGGCCGAATCGGAAGGGTTGCTCCGGCGGGCAATGGAACTGGTGCGGGCCGAGTTCGAGCCGCGGAGCTGGGACGCCTTCTGGCGCGCTGCCGTCGAGGGTCACCCCGGCGCGGACATCGCACGCGAGCTGGGGATGACCGTCAACGCCGTTTACATCGCCCGGTCCCGCATCCTGAACCGCCTCCGCGAGTTACTCGGCGAAGACTCCGCCGGAATCGGTGGGGCACCGCAGTGA
- a CDS encoding serine/threonine-protein kinase, with protein sequence MRHVAINTCCPDREMWSSFYAGMVPAGAIDGLVEHLDHCPTCQGVLHALAGETVGQADALFANLQGTPGQADAYEAEAECRRAVERAQLLVPGEVSEPATITLPSQLGEYRLLRLIGRGGMGNVYRAVHVRLGREVALKVIPPERVRDTALARFQREMIAHGKLDHPNVVRATDAGEANGTAFLVMDLVDGIDLDGLVRGCGPLPVADACALARQAAAGLHHLSGHGLVHRDVKPLNLMLDRGGTVKVLDLGLAARTDPAPVVAEASTADTALTSDGQILGTFDYLPPEQAAPTGTVDARADVYGLGCSLYFLLTGAAPYEGTAHATPRSKVLAHTVGPVPQVRSSRPDVPAPLARVLSRMLAKNPEHRFPSADAAAEALAPFCAGADPASLLRRAGFEPLPSAPLPLPTAVRAPRARRAWIAAGAFVALLLAAGTRQWLPSATVAPAEPPAQQTEPAKPPDPKRAAVRAVPVALLGFDERGGAASGLGGAVSDLLFAKLVAKPGFHLVDRTDLKKTLEEQRLSLSGAVSPTEAVRVGQLIGARLIVTGSVVRADGRLHLVAKIIGTETTQVTGAAVAGAITEDLTALVERLAGAVEDAVNRHGDRLLPASVPVADRIAALNKRLGTAPRPGVGVRTTEREFGLPAAGAAARTEITKYAKETGFEVTSPDRAAVVITGNAFSEVIGRAEGLVSVRARVELKATDRKTGKILAEDRQTAIVVDLADSVAAHAAVQSATAELVERLLPRLVTPDPKP encoded by the coding sequence ATGCGCCACGTTGCGATCAACACCTGTTGCCCGGACCGCGAGATGTGGTCCAGCTTTTATGCGGGCATGGTGCCCGCCGGCGCGATCGACGGGCTCGTTGAACACCTGGACCACTGCCCGACGTGTCAGGGCGTACTCCACGCCCTGGCCGGCGAGACGGTGGGGCAGGCCGACGCCCTGTTCGCGAACCTCCAAGGCACACCCGGCCAGGCGGACGCTTACGAGGCCGAGGCGGAGTGCCGCCGGGCGGTGGAACGCGCCCAGTTGCTGGTTCCAGGGGAAGTGAGCGAGCCCGCCACCATAACGCTCCCGAGTCAACTAGGGGAATACCGGCTGCTCCGGCTGATCGGCCGCGGCGGCATGGGGAACGTGTACCGCGCCGTACATGTCCGGCTCGGTCGCGAGGTCGCACTCAAGGTCATTCCACCGGAGCGGGTGCGGGACACGGCGCTGGCCCGGTTCCAGCGTGAGATGATCGCCCACGGGAAGCTCGACCACCCGAACGTCGTCCGAGCAACGGACGCCGGAGAGGCGAACGGGACCGCGTTCCTGGTCATGGACCTGGTGGACGGGATCGACCTCGACGGGTTAGTCCGCGGCTGCGGCCCGCTACCGGTTGCGGACGCGTGCGCACTCGCGCGGCAGGCCGCGGCCGGGCTGCACCACTTGAGCGGTCACGGCCTCGTCCACCGCGACGTGAAGCCGTTGAACCTCATGCTCGACCGCGGGGGAACGGTCAAGGTGCTCGACCTGGGGCTCGCGGCCCGCACCGACCCGGCCCCCGTGGTAGCCGAGGCCAGTACGGCGGACACGGCGCTCACCAGCGACGGACAAATTCTCGGCACGTTCGATTATTTGCCCCCAGAACAGGCGGCCCCGACCGGGACGGTCGACGCCCGGGCTGATGTGTACGGCCTGGGCTGCTCGTTGTACTTCCTGCTCACCGGCGCCGCCCCGTATGAAGGAACGGCGCACGCCACCCCGCGGAGCAAGGTTCTCGCCCACACCGTGGGGCCGGTGCCACAGGTCCGGAGCAGCCGCCCGGACGTGCCGGCGCCCCTCGCACGGGTTCTGTCGCGGATGCTGGCGAAAAACCCTGAACACCGGTTCCCGAGCGCCGACGCTGCCGCCGAGGCGCTCGCGCCGTTCTGCGCGGGCGCCGATCCGGCGAGCCTCTTGCGCCGCGCGGGGTTCGAGCCGCTTCCGTCCGCCCCCCTTCCCTTACCGACCGCGGTCCGAGCCCCACGCGCCCGGCGGGCGTGGATCGCGGCCGGCGCGTTCGTCGCGCTTCTGCTCGCCGCCGGCACGCGTCAATGGCTACCGTCCGCAACGGTCGCTCCCGCCGAGCCCCCGGCGCAACAAACCGAGCCGGCGAAACCGCCAGACCCGAAACGCGCCGCCGTTCGGGCCGTTCCGGTCGCGCTCTTGGGGTTCGACGAGCGCGGCGGGGCGGCCAGCGGGCTCGGCGGCGCCGTGAGCGACCTGCTGTTCGCAAAGCTGGTCGCGAAGCCCGGGTTTCACCTCGTCGACCGCACGGACCTGAAGAAAACGCTTGAAGAGCAGCGGCTCAGCCTCTCGGGCGCGGTCAGCCCCACCGAGGCCGTCCGGGTCGGGCAGTTAATCGGTGCCCGGCTGATCGTCACCGGCTCTGTGGTCCGGGCGGACGGGCGTCTTCACCTCGTTGCCAAGATCATCGGCACCGAGACCACACAGGTCACCGGGGCCGCTGTTGCGGGCGCGATCACCGAGGACCTGACGGCGCTCGTCGAGCGGTTGGCCGGCGCGGTCGAAGATGCGGTGAACCGGCACGGCGATCGGTTGCTCCCCGCGTCGGTTCCGGTCGCGGATCGGATCGCTGCGCTCAACAAACGGCTCGGGACCGCCCCCCGCCCGGGCGTCGGGGTGAGGACGACCGAGCGCGAGTTCGGGCTACCGGCCGCCGGCGCAGCGGCGCGAACGGAGATCACGAAATACGCAAAAGAAACGGGGTTCGAAGTAACGAGCCCGGACCGGGCGGCCGTGGTCATCACCGGCAATGCGTTCAGTGAGGTGATCGGCCGCGCCGAAGGCTTGGTGAGCGTGCGCGCGCGGGTGGAGCTGAAAGCAACGGACCGGAAAACCGGCAAGATCCTGGCGGAGGACCGGCAAACTGCGATCGTGGTCGATTTGGCCGATTCGGTCGCCGCACACGCGGCGGTTCAAAGTGCCACCGCCGAACTCGTCGAGCGATTGCTACCCCGACTCGTCACCCCCGACCCGAAGCCGTAA
- a CDS encoding CsgG/HfaB family protein, whose product MTSVRIVLAVSAVLVCGLLPAAAFGHGPDKVSDKAKDKQTKGGKDKPVLPVALLGFDERGAGAKGLGPKVTDLLFLKLAARTEFFLVDRADLKKALDEQVLSLTGAVKADTAVTVGQLTGAKLLITGSVVQIDKRVHLIAKVISSETGRVVGASAEGTLSDDLEGLVAQLANVITGVTIKQRDRLLPAPVPVADRTAALNRKLGKAARPTIAVRVTERHVGQPTADPAAQTEITKRARALAFEVIDLDADGESRADVFVTGEGLSEAAGRVGPLVSVRARVELKAIDRRTGKVLAVDRHTSVVVDSSEQIAGKTALQSAAALLAERVLPQLVTVEKKK is encoded by the coding sequence ATGACGAGCGTGCGCATCGTGCTCGCGGTGTCTGCGGTGCTGGTGTGCGGCCTCCTCCCGGCCGCGGCCTTCGGTCACGGACCGGACAAGGTCAGCGACAAAGCCAAGGACAAGCAAACCAAAGGGGGTAAGGACAAACCCGTCCTTCCGGTGGCCCTGCTGGGCTTCGACGAGCGCGGCGCCGGCGCGAAGGGGCTCGGCCCAAAGGTCACGGACCTGTTGTTTCTGAAACTCGCGGCACGGACCGAGTTCTTTCTGGTGGACCGCGCGGACCTGAAGAAGGCGCTCGACGAGCAGGTGTTGAGCCTGACCGGTGCGGTCAAGGCCGACACGGCGGTGACGGTCGGACAACTCACCGGCGCCAAGTTGCTCATAACGGGGTCCGTGGTTCAGATCGACAAACGGGTCCACCTGATCGCCAAGGTCATCAGTTCCGAGACCGGCCGGGTGGTCGGTGCCTCCGCCGAGGGGACGCTCTCGGACGATCTTGAAGGGCTCGTAGCTCAACTTGCCAACGTGATCACCGGAGTGACAATCAAGCAACGCGACCGGCTTTTGCCCGCGCCGGTCCCGGTCGCGGACCGTACCGCCGCACTCAACCGCAAGCTCGGCAAAGCCGCCCGCCCCACGATCGCAGTGCGCGTGACCGAACGGCACGTCGGCCAACCGACCGCGGACCCGGCCGCACAGACGGAAATCACCAAACGCGCCAGGGCTCTGGCGTTCGAGGTGATCGACTTGGACGCGGACGGCGAAAGTCGTGCGGACGTGTTCGTCACGGGCGAAGGGCTCAGCGAGGCGGCCGGCCGAGTCGGGCCGCTGGTCAGTGTGCGGGCGCGCGTCGAATTAAAAGCGATCGATCGCCGAACCGGCAAAGTGCTCGCGGTGGACCGTCACACATCGGTCGTGGTCGATTCGTCCGAACAGATCGCGGGCAAGACCGCACTCCAAAGCGCGGCCGCACTCCTGGCAGAGCGTGTGCTGCCACAACTCGTTACGGTGGAAAAGAAAAAGTA